AGGTGGTGGTCGCGCCCGCTCGTGGAGTTGATGGTCGGCGTGCGGGCGAACTCGGAGAACACCAGGATGGTGGTGTGGTCCATGAAGTTGCCCCCTCCCGGGTGCGCCGTCCTGCGCAGGTCGTCCACCAGCGCGCCCAGGGCGTCGAAGCCCGCGCGCTGGTTGATGGCGTGCGTCGTCTGCGTGCCGAAGTGCGTGTCCAGGCCACCGGCCAGGTTGATGGACACGCACTGGCTGATGCCCTTCTTGAGCGCCGTGGCCACCAGCGCCGCGCGTCCCGCCGCGTTGTCGTAGGGCCCCGAGGTGGGCAGACCGTAGAAGGAGCGCACCTCCGCGTTCTCCGCCAGCTCGAAGCGGAACGCGTTGTCCAGCCGGCCCGACAGCACCTGCCGCATCTGGTCCCGGCTCGTCGAGTACGTGGAGCCCACGCCACCGGCGCCGTACGCCGCCTCCTCGCAGGAGATGGGCTGGCCGCGGAAGTCCACCAGCTGCTTCTCCAGCTCGCTGTCCAGCTGCCGCGTGCTGGCCGCCAGCGTGAGCAGCAGGTCCCTCGACTGGCTCACCTTCAGCGCGTTGGCGTTGCCCGGGTAGTTGTCGTTGTACGTCTCGACGTTGTAGGCGATGGAGGGGATGGGCACCCTCGGCATCATCTGCCCCACCACCTCGGTGGCCGTGGACGAGCCGCGCGCCGCCGCGCCAATGGGGCGCTTGCCGGTGATGAAGTAGCGCATGCCCTCTTCATGCGCGAGCGTCGTCATGTTGATGCCCCGCACCACCGCCATCAGGTCGTAGTGCGCGGCGAGCCTGTCGCCCACCGCCGGACCGAAGGTGATGTTGGAGGGCGCCGCGCCCGCCCGCGTGGACGGCACGACGGGCCGGTCCGGGAAGCGCGCGTCGGTGAAGAGGTTGTAGCCCGGCTGGATGCGCGTCTCGGCGATCCGGTCGACGGTGAAGACGTCCGGGTCCCTCGGGTCGAAGGCGAGCAGCTGATCCCACCCTCCCGAGAAGTAGACGAAGACGAAGCAGCGGTCCGCGGGCGCCAGGGCCGAGGCCTGGGCGAAGGAGCGGAAGGGCAGGCCACCGAAGACGGTGGCGCCCATGAAGCCGGCGGCGGCCTTCAGGAAGGTACGGCGGCCGGTAGAGGTCTCTGGGTTCTTCTTCATGGATGCATCTCCCCGTGCCTTCAGTAGGTGAGGAAGCGCGAGTCCGTCATCAGCGCGATACACACCGCCGCCAGCGCCTGGTCTCGCTTCTGGATGGTCTCGGCGCGCGTGGCCGCCTGGGTGAAGAAGCCCACCCAGCGCGTCAGCTCCTCGCCCTGGAGCGGCGCGCCCCAGAAGCGGGTGGACAGGTAGCCGAGCAGGTCACGCACCTGCGTGTCCGACAGCTTGCGCAGGTCGGCCACCGCCCCGGTGGGCAGCGTGCGGCTGAGCACGCGTTGCGCCGGGTCGGTCAGCTTCACCTCGGCCGCCGCCTGGGTCATGCACACCTCGCGCGCCCCGTCCTCGAGGAACTTGGCGAAGACGAGGTTGGGCTCGGTGCTCTCCTGGTTGATGAGCGCGTAGTCCGGCCGTCCCAGCGAGGTGGCCAGGCCCTCGAGCCCGGCCCATGGCCGGCCCACGGCCACTTCGATGGAGCGGGCCAGCTGGTTGACGGTGACGCGGCGGGGCGAGCGCCCCACCCGGCCGTCCTGCAGCTCCGGATCCGGCAGCGGCGTCACGGACTCCGCATGCGGGTTGGTCACGGGCAGCATCTGTCCCTCCTCCGGGGGAGGAGTGGACGGGGTCTTCTCACACCCGGCGGCGCCGAGCGCGACGAGCGCGAAGATGAGCAGGCGGCGCATCAGTCGATCCTCCGGTAGGCGTCGGTCATCACCAGGCGCTCGATGAGCGCCTTGAAGCGGTGGCCGTCTCGCGCGAAGTCCTCGGCGAGCGGCTCCAGGTAGAGGCGCTTCTCCTCGGCGGACATGGGCCGGCCGAGGAACTCCTGCCAGACGCGCCGCACCGTGCAGCGCTCCAGCTCACCTGTCTGCAGCATGCGCTGCACCAGCAGCTGCGGGCCGCCGTCGATGTTCTGCTCCTCGTCCGCGGTGCGGTAGAGGTACGTCTTGAGCATGCCCAGCGAGCTGGCGCCGTCGCCGTCGTAGGCCTGCATGACGTACTGGCCGCACTCGTTGTTGCAGGTGGTGTTGCCCGACAGCGCGCAGTCACGGCACTTGGGATCGAACCGGGGGAAGTGGGACGGGTCGAGGAAGAGGGCGCCGCGCTCGGCGTAGCGGCCCCAGTGGGCGCCGGTGGGCTCGATGGTGGCGTGGCAGTAGTTGCAGCCGCAGCGCTTGGCCAGGTTGTTCTCCCGGTTGCACGCGTCCTCGGCGGCCGGCTGGCGCGCGTTGTCCGGAGGGGCGAACGACTTGCACAGGAAGGCCGCGTAGAACTGGTTGACGCGGGCGCGCTGGGTGGGGAAGCGGTAGAGGAAGGAGGGCGTGGTGAGCACGCCGGAGTGCTCGGGACCGCGCACGTACTCCTTCCAGGTGGCCGTCTCCGCGAAGGGCACCACGGGCAGCGCCTCGGCGGCCGTCGGCGCGCTGATGCTCAGCACCCCCAGGCCCTCCTGCGGGTTGCGGTAGAGCTCGGAGAGCGGGCCGTTGAGGAACGAGCGCGGCGTGGTGAGGATGTTGAAGTAGGGCTCGTCGCGGCGCACCACCGAGTCGGCGATGAGCTCGGGCTCGGCGTTGATGGAATCCACGCGCAGCTTGTGGACGTTGGCGGTGGCGTCGGCCACCTCGCAGCGCTCCATGCGATCACCACAGCCGCAGCTGCGGTCGTTGTTGAAGCGGGTGGTGGTGCAGGACTCCATCGTCCACGGGTTGGACACGCGCGTCTGCGCCTCGATGGCGCACACCCGCACCTCCGCGCCGGTGGTGCTCCAGTAGGGCGCGGGCCGAGCCACGTAGCCCTCGCGCTGGATGCAGCCATTCTGCGGCACGTAGGAGCCGTTGATGGGGAAGCCCCTGCCGTCCTTCCTCAGGACCAGGTCCACCGAGCACCGGTCGAGCCGCGTCAGGGGCGTGGAGGACGTGGGGCTGGGGTGCTTGAAGGAGACCACGCGGCCCGAGCCGTCCGTGTCCAGCACCTCCTCCGAGAGCGCGGCCGCGTTGGTCTTGGCCGGATCCGGCAGGCACAGGTGCGGCAGCAGCGTGCCGTTGGACTGGCGCCGCATGTCGCAGAAGTAGAGGTACTTGGCGGGGATGCGCCCCTTGGACACCGCCAGCTCACACGAGGTGATGGTGGCGTCGGTGGGGTTCTGGTCCAGCCGGTCGCAGCGGTAGTAGGTGGTGTCGTAGTCCCAGCTCACCGGCAGCGGCACGCCGCGCGTGTCGTAGCACGTCTTGGCGGTGGTGGGCTCGGCATGCGGATCCTGCCGCGGGCTGTTGCACGAGTCCTGGGGGATGAAGTTGTCACAGCCCTGGCCGTTGGCGCCGCGCAGCTGGCGGCTGCTGTTGCCACGCAGCGAGTACGCGTCCGTGGTGGAGCCCACGCCGGACAGGCGCGAGTTGCCGTTGTTGTTGACGCTGGAGCTCACGTTGCTCCACAGCAGCGCGCGGTGATAGGCGCGGACGCGGGAGTAGAACTCCTCCTTCTGCATGAGGGCACGGACATCCTCGACCGTCACCTCACCCTTGGCCCGAGCGGCCTGGTACTCCTCATAGGTGGGTGGACGACCGAGCAGATCCAGGGAGAGTTGGCGCAGGTGGCGCTCGAGGGGGACCTTGGACACCGGGGCACACACCTCGCCATCCGCCAGGGCGGCGGTGGAGCCCAGCAGGGCGGTGGTGACCAGGGGAGCGAGGAAGCAGCGTGCGAATCGCACGGGAACCTCCGGGGGGGCGCAGCGGGGGGAAACGACGGCGCCACTTATGCCAGGAATTCAACTTAATTGCTATATGCCCACACGACTCAGAGTGAAACAAAATGAGAAAAATGGGCCGGGAGGGCCGCGAGTTGCATGCGGGGCACAAGCAGGACAGAAAGGTGCGCCATGTCTGATGCTGCCCACGCCCCGATCACCCGGGTGAGCGACCGTAACTTCTTCATCTTCACCGCGGTGGTGTCGGCCGCCGCGCTCGCCTTCCTCGCGTACATCCTGCTGATCCGCCGGGGAGGACCGGTGGAGGGGGTGGATCTGCGCTTCCTGCCGGCGGTGAACGCGAGCTTCAACGCGCTGGCGGCGACGTTCCTGGCCGCGGGCTGGGTGGCGATCCGCCGGGGCGCACGGCGCGCGCACCAGTACCTGATGGTGTCCGCCTTCGCGTCCTCGGCGCTCTTCCTGGTGTGCTACCTGGCGTACCACTACGTGCACGGGGACACGCGCTACGCGGGGGGCGGGGTGATGCGGACGGTGTACCTGGTCATCCTGGCCAGCCACGTGCTGCTGTCGCTGTTCGTGGTGCCGGGGGCGCTGCTGGCGTTCTACTTCGCCTGGCGCGATGCCTTCGCGAGGCACCGGAAGGTGACGCGGTGGCTGGCGCCCATCTGGCTCTACGTGTCCGTGACGGGCGTGGTCATCTTCTTCATGCTGCGCGGCAGCCTGCCCGCGGTGCCCTGAACCCCTCGTCGCGAACGAGTCCTCAGGCCTGCTGTTCCGACCGCGCCTCCTCCACGCCCACCCCGCGTGGCAGGCGCATGATGAAGACGGAGCCCTGGCCCTCCTGGCTCTCCACGGACAGGGTTCCACCGTGCATCGCCACCAGGCGGTGCGCGCTGGCCAGCCCCACGCCACTGCCGGAGATGGCCGGGGCCACGTTCCTGCCCCGGCGGAAGCGCTCGAAGATGTGCGGCTGGTCCGCCGCCGGTATCCCCATTCCCCGATCCCTCACGCTCAGCCGCACCCAGCCCTCGGGCCCCGGGGACTCCTCGCTCAACTCCACGTCGATGGGACCTCCGCGCGGGCTGTACTTCACGGCGTTGCTCAGCAGGTTGTCCAACACCCGCTCCAGGCTCGCCGCGTCCCACTCGCCCTGGAAGCCCGCGCCCTCCACGTGCAGGTGCACCGGATGCGTCGCCGCCAGCGGCCCCAGCTCGTTCATCTTCGTCCGCACCAGCCCCAGCAGATCCACCGGCTCCCTCTTCAGCGGACGCTCCTGGCCCCGCGTCACCTCCAGGAAGTGGTCGATGAGCTCCCCCATCCTCTGCGTGCCACGCAGTATCTGCTCGAAGCGCGCCTCCACCCCGCCCTTGCGCACCTCCGCGGGCAACTGGCGGCGCAGCAGCTGCGTGCTCAGGAGGATGCTCTGCAACGGCCCCTTGAGGTCATGCGTGGCGATGGCGAAGAACTCGTCGCGCACCGCGAGGGCCTCGCGCGCCGCCCGCTCCGCGCGCTCCGTCTGGTGGCGGCGCTCCTCCAGCTCGCGCACCATGCGCACCGACTCCACGGCGTTGCGCAGGCTGTGGCGCAGGCGCTCCGGGGTGAAGCCCTCCTTGAGGATGTAGTCGTGGGCGCCGGACTTCATCGCCTCCACCGCCACGCGCTCGCTGCCACTGCCGGTGAAGAACACCGCCGCGGGAGCCCGCTGGCCGTACTCCTCGCGCAGCGTGCGCAGCAGGGACACCCCGTCCATGCCCGGCAGGTGATAGTCCACCACCAGGGCGTCCACCGGCGGAGCCTGGCGCAGACGCGTCAGCGCGCTCTCGGAGGAGCTGACGAGCTCCACCTCCCACTGCGACTCGGTGTCCTTCTCGAGCGACCGCCGCAACAGCGTCTGGTCCGCCAGGCTGTCATCGACGAGGAGCACACGCAGGCTCATTCCGTGGGTTCCCCCGCGCCGGGCAGCAACGCGGCGCTGAACCAGAAACACTCCAGGGCCCGCGCCGCCTCCTGCATCTCCTCGCTCCCACCGGGCTTGAAGAGGTAGCTGTTGGCCCCTCCGGCGTAGGCCCCGTCCACGTCCTGCGCGAGGCTGGAATTGGAGAAGATGATGACGGGCAGGGAGCGCAGCTCCGGATCCGCCTTGAGCTGGGAGAGCACCTCCTGGCCCCCGATGCCGGGCATGTTCAGGTCCAGCAGCACCAGCACGGGCCGGGGAGCGTCCACGTACGCCCCCCTCCGGTAGAGGTAGTCGAGCGCGGACTCCCCATCGCGCACGCGCACCACGGGCGCGAAGAGCGGCATCCTGCGGGCCACGCGAAGCAAGGCCTCGGCGTCCGGGTCACTGTCCTCCACGAGCAGCAGGGGCCGTTGCTTCTCCATCACCGGGGCCTCTCTCCCAGGGTGAAGAAGAAGGTGGAGCCCTGGTCGGCAATGGATTCCACCCAGAGCTCGCCCCCATGCAAACGGACGAGCCGGCGAGCGATGGCCAGCCCCGCCCCACTCCCTCCGCCATAGGCATGGGCGGGGTGCAGCCGGCGGAACATCTCGAAGATGGCCTCGTGGAACCGCTCGGGGATGCCGATGCCGTTGTCTCGCACATAGAAGACGTATTCATCTGGTCGGCGCCGTGCCGGTGCGGACAGGGGCTCTGCCGGGGCGACGAACCCCACCTCCACCCAGCGCGGCTCGCCGGGCCGATGGTACTTGGCGGCATTGATGAGGAGGTTGGCCCAGACCTGCTGGATGCGCACCCCATCGCATTCCACCCGGGGCAACGGACGCGGAGTCCGCACCTCCACCTGGTTCTCCCGCAGGCGGGCGGTCAGGGTGAGCAGCACCTCGTCCACCAGCGCTCCCATGTCCACCTCGCCCCAGGCCAGCTCCACGCGCCCCACCCGGCTGTACTCGAAGAGGGCGTCCAGCTGTCCCTGGGTCCGCCCGGCCAGCCACCGCACCTCCTCGAGCTGCTTGAGGCCCTCCTCGCCCAGGACGTCACCGTAATCCTCGGTGAGGAAGCCCACGTACTGCTGGATGCCCCGCAGCGGCTCCTTGAGGTCATGCGCCACGGTGCCACTGAAGGCATCCAGCTCCGCGTTGGAGCGGGCGAGGGCGGCGGCCTGGCGCAGCAGCACCCCCACCAGGGCACCGCGGAAGCTCGTGGCGGCGGCCAGGTCCGCGGGAGCCCAGGGGACGCTCACCCCGCGCACCGTCTCCCGCCAGGCGTCGAAGGAGGCGCGCGGGTGCAGGCGGCTGGCCCCGGGCCCGGGGACCACGGGCTTCTGGGGATTGCCGGCCCAGGTGACGGTGCGAACCACCTCGGGGCGGAACCAGAGGACGAAGCGCGGCGCGTCCTCGTCCAGCCGCACCGCGAGCAGACCACTGGCCACGTCCGCGTACCCGGCGGCCGGTTCGTGGAGCCGCGAGAGTCTGTCCGTGTGGAAGGCCCCCTCGAAGTGCTGCCCGGCCAGCCACCGCGCCAGCGCGTCCACCTCCGGCAGGGAGGGCGTGGCGCCCACGAGGAGGGGGGCTTCACCGAGCAACAGGGCCATGCCGCCCGCGCCGGTGAGGCCGAGCAGGAGGTCGCCCTGACGGGGGAGGGCCGTGCGCAGCGTCCCCGCCTCCGCGGAGAGCCGCCCCACGAGCTGGGACTGGAGGTCGGCGCGGCGGGCGAGCTCGGCGGACGCGGCGGCGCGCTCCTCGGACGCGAGCTGCAACGCCACCAGCCGGGCCAGCACGTCACACGCGCGGCGCGTGGCGGCCGGCACGACGAGCGGGGTGCGGTGGTGGCACGCGATGAGGCCCCACAGCCGGCCCTCGCGCACCAGCGACACGGACATGGAGGCGGCCACCGCCATGTTCGCGAGGTACTCCAGGTGCACCGGCGACACGCTGCGCAGGGCCGCCTGGGAGAGGTCCAACGGCCGCCCCAAGGAGGGGAGGACGGAGGGCACCAGCGGCACCGGGGCGGCGCGCGAGTCGGCGATGAGGCGCAGGGTGTTTCGCGTGTACAGGGCACGGGCCTGGGCGGGAATGTCGCTGGCCGGGAAGTGCATGCCCTGGAAGCTGTCCACGGCCTCGTCCCGGCTCTCCGCCACCACCTCGCCGTGCCAGTCCGCGTCGAAGCGGTACACCATCACCCGGTCGAAGCCGGTGAGCGCGCGCACCGCCTCGGCCGCCGACTGGAGCAACCCCAGCGAGCCCTGAGCGCGGGTGAGCGGCGAGAGGAGCAGCTCCACCATCGCCAGCGCCTCCTCCTCGCTGGTGAGCTCCGCGGCGGGCTCCAGCTCCAGCACGGTGAGGCCATCGCTCCGGTGCGGCAGGCCGATGAAGTGGCGGCCCGCGGCCTCGATGCGCAGCCCCCGCGCGTGGGACTGGGACGACAGGGCCCGGGTGAGGAGAACGAGCGAGGACGGATGGAGCACCTCCGCCAGGGGCTGGCCCAGCAGCGACTCCGGCGGGCGCCCCAGCATGGCGCCGGTGTTGGCGCTCACCACCCGCAGGGTGAGATCCGGCTCGGAGAAGGCCAGCAACACGCCGTGGGGCTGGATGCCCCCCAGCAGGTGGATGGGCTCGCGCTCGCACTGCGAGAGGTCGGCTTCAGAGACGGGAGGGCGCATCACCAGGAACCTCATGGACTTCGCGGAGCCAGACCTCGAAGGCCTCGAAGGTGTCCTGGGCACCTCGCACCACCCGGGGGGCGAGCGCCGGGTCCGGGCAGGCCCGGACGAGAGCCTCTCCGAAGGCCTTCCACATGGGCCCCACGGACTCCCCATACGCCCGGAAGAAGACGAAACCGCCCGCGGTCACGCCCTCGAAGTGGCGCTGGAGGTGGCGCAGGACGAGCTGTCCCCCGAGCGTCGAGCCCTCCAGGACGTAGAGGCAACCGAGCGCCTCGGGCACACCGGACAGGCAGGGGGGGCGCGTGGGCCGGGGGAGCCGCGCCAGCGTGGCCTCTTCGTGACCGAACGCACGGAGGTCCTCCGCCAGCAGGGGCAGCTTCCAACGCTCGTCCAGGCGCAGCGAGGGGAAGAGACCCTCCAGCCGCGCGGCGAGGGCCGCCTCCAGCGTGGCATGGAGACCGTAGAGCGCCTCCAGGTGGCGCCGGTATCCGGCCAGGGTGAGGTGGGGGTCCATCAGGCGCACCACACGCTCGGCGCGCTCGTGATGGGGGCGGGTTTCCGCCTTCAACGTCTGCAACAGGGTACGGGGCTCGGAAGAGAACAAGGCTCCCCCGAGCATGCGCACGAGCGGCGTACCGGGAAATCCCCGTGACGTGCGAGTGTCGACATTCCGCCAGCCGGGAGGGGAGGGAGCACGGGGTGCGCGCCCCTCCCCGCCCGCCCGGGCCCGGGGCTACTCGTCCGAGCGGTAGGGCACGAGGGTGAAGTTGATGCCGCTCACCGTCTGATCCTCGGACAGGAGGATGGGCTCGACGGTGGTGGCATCACGCCAGAAGCCCACGCGCTCCCCGTCCTCGAAGAACTCGTTGTCCCCGTCGTCGTCGATGGTGGCCAGCGCGAAGTAGGTGCGCGGGGTGAGCGCCAGGCTGTAGGCGTAACCCCCGGAGGAGGGCACCAGCGCCACGCCCTCGTCATCCACCTGCCACTCACCGACGTCGTCCAGGTAGGCGAAGGCGATGACGGCATCCTTGTCCTGGGTGGTGCCCACCTGGAACTTCACCAGCACCTCGGTGCTGTCCCCGTTGCTGCCCGACAGGGCGACGCGGGCCTCGTAGTTGCCGTTGGCCAGCCCCGCGGTGTTGACGGCCACCGCGAGCGAGTCGGACGCATAGCCCGACAGGGTCAGCGTGTTGCCCTCGGGGAAGGACAGCGCGGAGAGCTGCGCGCCCCTGGCCGCGGCCGTCACCTTGAGCGAGCCACCTCCCACGTTGCGCACGGTGAGCTGCTGGGTGCCTCCCCCGGGGAAGGAGAGCTGGGTGGAGCTCACGCTGAGCCTCGGCGGCGCGTTGGGGTCCGGCTGGACGCCCTTGGCCCGCAGCACGGCGGCCTGGGCATTGACGAGGCCGGCGCCACAACCCTCGGAGCACTGGCTGGACGGGTCGGCGGTGTCCTTGAGGATCTGCTCCGCGTCCGCCGCGCTGAGGCTGGGGTTCACGTCCTTCATGAGCGCGACGATGCCGGCCACGTGCGGAGAGGCCATGCTGGTGCCCTGGTAGTAGGCCCAGACGGGCTGGCCGGAGTCATCCAGGATGGTGGACAGCACGCCGTCCGGCTTGCCGTCGCCGTTGAGGTCCTCGGCCGTCTCGCCGCCGGTGGCCATCACGTCCACCGCGCTGCCGTAGTTGGAGTAGCTGGAGCGCCTGCCACTGAAGCGCGTGGCGCCCACGCAGATGACGCGCTGCTGGTTGCACGGCGAGAACTGGCTGGCGGGGATGTTCGAGTTGCCCGCGGCCACGACGATGACGACGCCCTTGGCCACGGCGGTGTCGATGACCTCCTGGAGCGCCTGGCTGGGGCTGCTCTCTCCACCGAGGCTCATGTTGATGACCTTGGCGGGGTACTTGTTGACGGGCAGACCCGGGACGCTGACCCCCGTGGCCCACTGGATGCCCGCGGCGATGTCGGCGAACGAGCCGCTGCCGCCGCCCAGCACGCGCACCGGGAGGATGGCGCGGCCACCCCAGTAGATGCCGGCCACGCCCCGGCCATCGTTCGTCGCGGCGGCGATGGTGCCGGCCACGTGCGAGCCGTGGTACGAGGAGCCGCCGTTGGGCTGGTCCTTGCCCTGGTCCGTGGGGTCGGTGTCGCGCCCATCACCGTCCTGGGACGAGGAGGTATCCGACACCAGGTCGGCGCCCGGCAGGACGCGGCTGTCCAGGTCGGAGTGCTTGATGATGCCCGAGTCCAGCACGGCGATGACGACGTTGCTGATGCCCGTGGAGGAGTTGGAGGAGCCCGTGGTGACGTCCCAGGCGGCGGGCAGGTTCATCATCGGGTAGTGCCACTGGCGCGAGTAGCCCGGGTCATTGGGCGCGGCGAGGGCCTGGACGCGCACGTTCTTCTCGGCGTAGCGCACGCCGCCCAGCTTCGCCACCTGCCGCACGAGACCGCCCGTCTCCCCGGCCTTCATGGCGCGCCGCTCCAGGGGCGCGTAGCCGATGACGTGCAGGTACTCGGAGATGAAGCCCTTGTGCACCGCGCGGTAGCCGGGCAGGTGCACGCGGGCGAGCGCGGCGGCCTCGGGGAGGTGGGCCTCCTCGAAGCGGACGATGACGTCACCGGGGATGGCGTTGGCCTCGGTGGACGGGCTCGTGGTGGTGAGTGCCGCGCCCTGGACGCCCTTGTTCGCGACGGCCTGGGCGATGGACTGGGAGAGCTTGCGCCGCAGAGCGGAGTCCTTGAGCAGCGCGGGCGAGACGGTGGCGGGAGTGGACTGGAGGCGGAACGGGGTCAGCGAGCCCCGCACCGTGCCCGTGGGCTCCAAGAGCTCCTCGGGGAAGGTACAGGTGGAGAGGCCCAACAGCCCCAGGAAGGCAAGACGGCGAATCATGAAATTTTCCTCGAACGCGGGTTGTGGTCCGCGCCGGACGCTAGAGCCACGTGGGCCGGTGCGTCCAGATGGCCCTGGCCGCCTGCTTGTTCTCTGGACCCGGCGAGAAGCTTCTCCCTACGATGCGCGCCCGCGGTCGCTCACGGCACACACATCGGAGGGGATACACCGGGTGAAGCACGGCATCGAGCTCGACAAGGTCACACGTGTGGTGGAGGGCGAGACGCACCTGGCGGACATCAGCCTGAGGCTCGAACCCGGCTCCTTCAACATCCTCCTGGGGCGCACGCGCGCCGGGAAGACATCGCTGTTGCGGCTCATGGCGGGGCTGGATCGGCCCACCACGGGGACACTGCGCGCCAACGGCGCGGACGTGACGCATGTGGACGTGCGCCGCCGCGACGTGGCCATGGTGTACCAGCAGTTCGTCAACTATCCCTCACTCACCGTCTACGAGAACATCGCCTCGCCGCTGCGGCTGGCGGGGAAGCTGGGCAAGCAGGACATCGACAAGCGCGTGCGGGAGACGGCCGCCGCGCTCCGGCTGGAGCCCTTCCTGGACCGGCTGCCCGCGGAGCTCAGTGGTGGGCAGCAGCAGCGCACGGCCATGGCCCGCGCGTTGGCGAAGGAGGCCTCGCTGCTGTTGCTCGACGAGCCGCTGGCCAACCTGGACTACAAGCTGCGCGAGGAGCTGCGCACGGAGATCCGCCAGCTCTTCCGCAACCGCCCCGCCGTCGTGGTGTACGCCACCACCGAGCCCACCGAGGCCCTGCTGCTCGGCGGACGGACCGCGGTGCTGCACGAGGGGCGCCTGCTCCAGGTGGGCCGCACCCTGGACGTGTACCAGTCGCCCGCCACCGAGCAGGTGGGCCAGGTCTTCAGCGATCCGCAGATGAACCTGCTGGACGCCGAGGTCTCCGCCGACGCGGGAGCGCGGCTCTCGCCCGAGGTGGCCTTCCCGCTGTCCGGGCACCTGAAGGGCCTCGTGCCGGGCCGCTACCGCCTGGGCTTCCGCGCCCACCACCTGCGGCTCGCCCCCAGCTCGCCCGAGGATGTCCGCCTCCCCGCGCACGTGGAGGTGGAGGAGATCAGCGGCTCCGAGACACTGGTGCACGCGGCGCACGGAAAGCTGTCGCTGACGGCGCAGGTGGAGGGCGTGCACCGGCACCCGTACGGCGCGCCGGTGGAGCTGTTCGTCCCGCCCTCCCGGATGTTCGTGTTCAGCCCCGAGGGCCGGCTGGTGGCCGCGCCCCCCTTCACCCCCGAGGAGCCCGCGAATGGCCAGGATTGAGCTCCGCGGCATCGCCCACGCCTATGTGCCCTCACCGGCGTCCGACAAGGACTACGCGCTGAGGCCCCTGGAGCTCGTCTGGGAGGCCGGCGGCGCCTACGCGCTGCTGGGGCCCTCGGGCTGCGGGAAGACGACGCTGCTCAACATCATCTCCGGCCTGCTGCGGCCCTCGCGAGGCCAGGTGCTCTTCGATGGAGTGGACGTCACCGCGGCCCCGCCGCAGCAGCGCAACATCGCCCAGGTGTTCCAGTTCCCGGTCATCTACGACACGATGAGCGTCGCGGAGAACCTGGCCTTCCCGCTGCGCAACCGGGGCCTGGGCGCCGAGGAGACCCGGGCGCGGGTAGAGGAGGTGGCGGAGCTGCTGGAGCTCACCCCGGACCTGCGCAAGCGCGCGAGCGGGCTGTCCGCGGACATGCGGCAGCGGATTTCGCTGGGGCGAGGGCTGGTGCGCCGGGACGTGGCGGCCATCCTGCTGGACGAGCCGCTGACGGTCATCGACCCGCACGTGAAGTGGCTGCTGCGCCGCAAGCTGAAGCAGGTGCACGAGCAGCTGAAGGTGACGCTCGTGTACGTGACGCATGACCAGGTGGAGGCGCTGACGCTCGCGGACCGGGTGGTGGTGATGAACCAGGGGCGCGTGGTGCAGATGGGCACGCCGCAGGAGCTCTTCGAGCGCCCGGCGGACACCTTCGTCGGCTACTTCATCGGCAGCCCGGGGATGAACCTGCTGCCCTGCGCGGTGGAGGACGGCGCGGTGGTGCTGGAGGGGCAGCGGCTCCCGCTGGACGCGGGCGTGTGCGCGAGGGCGCGGGCGGCCGGAGGCGAGCTGCGGCTCGGCATCCGGCCCGAGTTCCTGCGGCGGGTGTCCGAGGGGACGCCGTCCTCGGTGCGCGTCGAGGTGACGCAGGTGGAGGACCTGGGGCGCCACAAGCTGGCCACGACGCGGCTGGGGACGCAGACCCTCAAGGTGCGGCTGCCGGAGGAGGAGCGGCTCGCCCCCGGCGAGTCCTGCTGGCTGGAGCTGCCGCCTCGCTGGACGACGCTGTACGCCGGAGGCAGTGCCATCTCATGAGCAAACCCATCAACAACCGCGCCTGGCTGCTGGTGCTGCCCGTGCTGGTGGCCGTCGCTTTCAGTGCCGTCATCCCGTTGATGACGGTGGTGAACT
This is a stretch of genomic DNA from Archangium violaceum. It encodes these proteins:
- a CDS encoding ABC transporter ATP-binding protein gives rise to the protein MARIELRGIAHAYVPSPASDKDYALRPLELVWEAGGAYALLGPSGCGKTTLLNIISGLLRPSRGQVLFDGVDVTAAPPQQRNIAQVFQFPVIYDTMSVAENLAFPLRNRGLGAEETRARVEEVAELLELTPDLRKRASGLSADMRQRISLGRGLVRRDVAAILLDEPLTVIDPHVKWLLRRKLKQVHEQLKVTLVYVTHDQVEALTLADRVVVMNQGRVVQMGTPQELFERPADTFVGYFIGSPGMNLLPCAVEDGAVVLEGQRLPLDAGVCARARAAGGELRLGIRPEFLRRVSEGTPSSVRVEVTQVEDLGRHKLATTRLGTQTLKVRLPEEERLAPGESCWLELPPRWTTLYAGGSAIS